TTCTGGCGAAAACTATGGTTGAGTTATGCTTAGGTGAAATCGAACAAATCAAAGACAAATATGATGTAGATCAGAATTTGAGAACCTATTTAAGAAGAATTAAACGGAAAACTGCTCTGCTGATCGCAGCAAGCTGCCGTTTAGGTGCGATTGCTTCTAAAGTTTCTGAAGAAGAGGAAAAAGCTCTTTTTAAATATGGGTACTATGTAGGGATGTCCTACCAGATCATTGATGATGTGCTTGATTTCACAGCTTCTGAAGAGGAACTCGGCAAGCCGGCGGGAGGAGATCTTCTCCAAGGAAACATCACTTTACCTGTCCTTTATTCCCTTACAGACAAAGGCTTTAAAAGGGAGTTAGCTGAATTGTTCAGCAATCAGGAAACTCTAACACCAGAAAAACTCAAACCGATTATCCAACAAATCCAATCGAATGGGTCGATTGAAAAATCTCTGGAAGTCAGTGACCTTTATTTGAAAAAAGCGTATAAAGCACTCGATAGGCTTCCTGCAAGCAGACCAAAGCAGACCCTGAAAGGAATAGCCAAGTACATTGGAAAAAGACGAGCATAATAAGCATTGCTAAGTAGGATGGAACATGATAAAATCATTTTGGCTCTTGCTAAAAGCGCTTCCACTCTATACATAAGAAGAGGTGTAAACATGGAAAAAACATTTTTGATGATTAAACCTGATGGAGTACAACGCAGTCTGGTTGGAGAAATTACCAGTCGTTTTGAAAAAAAAGGCTTTAAGCTTGCAGGAGCGAAGCTTATGGTCATTTCTAACGAACTAGCTGAAAAACATTACGGAGAGCACAAAGATAAACCATTCTTTGGGGAGCTAGTAGATTTTATTACTTCGGGTCCTGTATTTGCAATGGTTTGGGAAGGCGAAAATGTAATTGGTACAGCCCGCCAGATGATGGGGGCAACAAACCCTAAAGAAGCTGCACCGGGAACAATCCGTGGGGATTATGGAGTAATTGTCGGTAAAAATATTATTCACGGTTCAGACTCGCAAGAAAGCGCTGAACGGGAAATCGGTCTTTTCTTTGAAGAGAACGAAGTACTGGATTATCAAAAAGATGAAAGCCAATGGATTTATTAATGAAAGACTACTCCTTACTAAGGGGTTAAACTGTTGAGGCAATTCTCAACAGTTTTTTTTATGCGTCTTTTTGTTACGGTACACTGTTATTCCATCATTAATGCGTTTTTTAAAAGTGAATCGCAGTGTTTTTTTCGTTTACAACGGTACTTTATTGCAGTAGGCTATAAGGGACAAAACAATGGTAAGGGGTTACTCCTTGTATGAAAGAAGACTATGCTGAATTTACTCAACTCATTTACAGAAAAACGGGAATTGACTTATCTTTATATAAAGAGGCTCAAATGAAGCGGAGGTTAACTTCTCTTCGTGATAAAAGAGGATATAATCAGTTTACACATTATTCCCTGGCTTTGTTTAAAGACGAGAATCTCTTACAAGAATTTATGGATCGAATAACGATTAATGTCTCAGAATTTTATCGCAACAAAAAGCGTTGGGATGTGCTGGAGTCTCGTGTGATCCCTTATTTGTTGAAGAAAAAGCGAAAGCTGAGAATCTGGAGCGCTGCCTGTTCTAGTGGAGAAGAGCCCTATACGCTTGCTATGATGCTGCTCCAGTTTATCCCGGCAAGACAATTTGAAATTGTCGCCACAGACATAGATCCACTAGCACTGCAGCGGGCTGAAGCAGCGATCTATTCTGAAAGAGCACTGAACGAAGTCCCACAGGCTGTAAAAGAAAAATACTTTGTCAGGAGAGGCTTATTCTTCCATTTAGCAGAAGATGTAAAGAAATGCGTAACCTTTAGACAGCACAATCTGTTATCGGATCCGTATGAGGACTCATGGGATTTAATAGTTTGCAGAAACGTTTTAATATACTTTACTGAACAGGCGAAAGAGCTCATTTATAAAAATTTCAGCACGTCATTAGCTGAAGGAGGGATCTTCTTCGTAGGCAGCACGGAGCAGATATTTCTCCCGCAAAAATATAATTTATCAGTGTATGATACCTTTTTTTATCAAAAAGAAAAAACGTTAAAATCTATGGATTAACCTGATCTATTATAAAAAATTTAAATATTTTGAGAACACAAATGTTGATGCTTGTGATATAGTAGTACGTAAAATTTGTAACAGGAGGTCCATTGTTCATGCGCTATTTAACTGCAGGAGAATCACATGGCAAACAATTAACGACAATCATCGAAGGAGTTCCTTCCCATTTACCTTTGACGAAGGATCAAATTAATAAATCATTATTACGCCGTCAAGGAGGTTACGGGCGGGGAAAACGCATGCAGATTGAAAAAGACATGGTGGAGATTATGAGCGGTGTCCGCCATGGGTATACCCTTGGTTCGCCTATTTCTCTCGTTGTACATAACGATGACTTTAAGCACTGGGTGGATATTATGGGAGAAGATCCTTTGGAAGAAGATGCGAAAATTAGGAGAACGATTTCAAGGCCGCGTCCTGGCCATGCCGATTTAAATGGAGGTTTAAAATACGGCCACAGAGATATGAGAAATGTCCTTGAACGGTCTTCTGCACGGGAAACCGCGGCCCGGGTTGGAGCAGGAGCGGTTGCAAAGGCACTCCTTAGTGAGCTTGGGATTGAAGTGGCAGGTTATGTCAGGGAAATTGCAGGAATCGTAAGTGAGGTAGAGGAAAGTCTGACCCTGCAGGAACGCCGGGAAATCTCAGAAGCATCTCCAGTACGCACGTTCGACCAGTCGGCGGCTGAAAAGATGATGAAGGCAATTGATGTGGCCAAGAAGGAAGGCGACTCGATCGGAGGAGTATGCGAAGTGTACGTAGAGGGCATGCCTCCAGGTCTTGGCTCTTATGTTCATTATGACCGCAAGCTTGATGGACGAATTGCAGGCAGCGTGATGAGCATTAATGCGTTTAAAGGTGTAGAGTTTGGAATAGGATTCGAAGCAGCGCGCCGAAATGGCAGCCAGGTTCATGATGAGATTTTATGGAGTGAAGAAAAAGGATATTATCGTCGTACCAATCGTCTCGGTGGTTTTGAAGGCGGAATGACAACAGGAATGCCGATCGTCGTAAAAGGAGTTATGAAGCCTATTCCAACTCTATATAAACCGCTTCAAAGTGTCGACATTGAGACAAAAGAAACTTTCCAGGCGAGTATCGAACGTTCGGATTCCTGCGCCGTGCCGGCAGCCTCTGTCGTAATGGAGCACATCGTTGCTTTTGAACTGGCGAAGGCAATTACTGAAGAATTTCCTGCCGATTACTTTCCTAGGTTAAAACGCGCAGTAGATGACTATCGCAAGGAAGTCAGGGCTTTTTAAAATGAATTCTCTTATGATACACTCCAGTACCCATGAATATGAAGTTATCATCGGAAGCGGAACACGGCATCAATTTTATGAAAAACTTCCAAAGCACTATCACAATTTGTTAATCATTACAGATGACCAGGTGGCTGAACTTTACCTGGATGAAGTCATATGCGCTTGCGGTACTGATGTAAAAGTTCAATCTTCTGTGGTTCCCTCTGGAGAAGCTTCAAAGAGCATAGCTTGCTATGAAAAGCTCTTAAACGATTGTGCAGAGGCGAAGCTTGATCGGAATTCCCTGATCGTTGCGCTTGGAGGTGGAATGGTCGGTGATTTAGCCGGTTTTGTCGCTGCTACGTATTTGAGAGGGGTTGATTTCATTCAAATGCCGACAACAATTCTTGCTCACGATAGCAGTGTGGGGGGAAGGTTGCCATTAACCATAGACAGGGTAAAAATCTTATCGGGAGTTTTTATAACCCTGTACTAGTGGTGTATGATATCGACATGTTAGCTACCCTCCCTGAATCTGAAGTAAGGTCAGGGTATGGTGAAGTCATTAAGCATGCGTTTATTAGTGACCGAAGATGGTTGAATGAAGTGCTTAGAACAGATCTTTCACTGTTTTCAACAGACCAATTGATTGACGATCTGTCTAAAGGAGTCCGCGTAAAAGCAAAAATTGTAGAAAAAGATGAAAAGGAGCAAGGTGTTAGAAAACATTTAAACTTAGGACACACCCTTGCTCACGCCATTGAGGCTGAATTAGGCTACGGTAAGATCACTCATGGGGAAGCTGTAGCCCTCGGTATTTGGTTTGCCTTGAATTTAAGCAATGTGATTTTAGATTCGCATTTACCAGTGAAAGATTATGTAAACTGGTTAAAAACCAATCACTATCCGATCGATCAATTAAATGCATTGGATGCCGAATCGTTGCTCAATCGTATGAAGTGGGATAAAAAAACTATCCACGAAGTGATTCATTATGTGCTTCTAAAAGAAACAGGCGATCCATGTGTGAAAAGCATAAAAGACCAGGTACTAAAAGAAGAGCTGCGTCTTTTTTTAGAAGAGGTGAGAGACTATTGATTAGAGGAGTAAGAGGCGCGACCACAGTTGAATTCAATGATGCTGAGCAAATCATTACCCGTTCTTTCGAGCTGATGACTGAGCTGGTTAGAGAAAATAACATTTCACCAGAGGAAGTAGTCAGTGTATATTTTTCTGCAACGGAAGATATCGATGCTGCTTTTCCAGCGAAGTCTTTGCGCAGACTTCAAGGATGGACATACGTACCGGTCATGTGTATGAGAGAAATCAATGTTCCCGGCAGTCTGTCTAAGTGTATTCGTGTAATGGTGACTGTTGAGACGGATATTAAACAGCAGGATATCGTACATGTTTATCATTATGATGCTGAAAAGCTTCGCCCAGATTTGAAAAGTGGAAAGGAGTGATCTTATGAAAGCAAAGGATATTTTGAAGGAAATGACCCCTTATAAACCGGGCAAACAAATTGAAGAGGTGAAGAAAGAATATGGTCTGAATCATATTGTAAAGCTAGCCTCTAATGAAAATCCTCATGGTTTTTCTGATCGAGTTAAGGAAGAGCTTCCGAAATTAATCGCCAATTTGGAAATTTACCCTGATGGCTATGCTGCCGCAGTCCGTCAAAAGGTAGCTGATTTTCTCCATGTGGATCAAGAGCAGTTAATTTTCGGTAACGGTTCGGACGAAGTCGTTCAAATAATTTGCCGTACCTTTTTAGAACCCGGGTCCAACACGATCATGGCGGCCCCTACTTTTCCTCAGTACCGTCATAATGCTCTTATTGAAGGAGCGGAAGTGAGAGAGGTTCCTCTTCAGGAAGGGCACCATGATTTAAATGAAATGCTTGCACAAATAGATGAATTCACTCGTGTATTATGGATTTGCACTCCGAATAATCCTACCGGGGTCCATATCGATCATCAATCCTTGACAGACGTATTGAACCAGTGCCCTGATCATGTCCTTGTAGTGCTTGATGAAGCTTACTATGAATATTTAAAAGCAGAAGATGCGTTTGATTCACTTGCTGCTCTGGAGAAGTATCCTAATTTAATCGTTTTGCGGACCTTCTCAAAAGCATACGGTCTTGCTGGCTTACGTATTGGTTATGGAGTGTCTTCTAAAGAGATTATTCAAACACTTGAACCCGCAAGAGAACCGTTTAATACCTCAACTATTGCACAAGCAGCAGCGATCCTGGCTCTTGAAGACCAGGAATTTATTAAGAAAACCACAGAAGAAAACCTTAGAAATAAACAAGCGCTTATCGAATTTTGCGATTACCAGGGGATGGATTATTATCCAAGTGAAGCGAACTTTGTTTTAATTCACCTGCCTATCAGCGGTGATGAAATGTTCGAACATTTACTATCTAAAGGGTTTATTGTCCGTTCAGGCGAAGCTCTGGGACTTCCGAATACGATCAGGCTCACGATAGGAAAGAAAGACGATATGATAAGAATTCAAGATGAAATAAAAGGAAAGCTGGCTAAAGTAGCTTCCGGTGAACAGTAATGCAGCAGGTTTTTATTGTCGGCCTTGGACTCATTGGAGGGTCCCTTGCCATGAATATCGCGAAAAAAGAACATGTACATGTCATAGGTTTGGACGAAGATTATGACACGATGCAAATGGCAAAAAAGCAAGGGGTAATTCAGGAGATCGCCACAAATTTTGAAGCGGGAGTCAAACAGGCTGATGTCCTGGTGCTTGCCACCCCAATTGCCATTACCATCAATTATATTGAGCAACTAAATCATATGATCATAGAAAAAAAACTAGTGATTACAGACGTTTCTTCAGTTAAAAACAATGTCTTAAAAGCAGCAGAAAATCTATCGAACCCCAATCTGGCATTTGTGGGGGGACATCCGATGGCAGGGTCTCATAAACAAGGATACACGGCCGCAAAACCGCATTTGTTTGAGAATGCCATCTATGTATTAACCCCTTCTACACATGCGTGTCAAAAAGAAGCTGATCTGCTCAAGGAACTATTTTCAGAGACAGAGGCGAGATTCCTTATTTTTTCTTCTCAGGAACACGATGAAATGACAGCGGTTATCTCCCACTTTCCTCATTTAATCGCTTCTTCCCTCGTTCACCAGGCAAAGAACTGGCAGGCTACACATCCTTATTTGGAGCATTTAGCAGCAGGGGGATTTAAGGATATTACAAGAATTGCCTCAAGCAATCCTAAACTGTGGCAGGATATCTTTTTTCAGAATCGTCAGCTGTTAATATCCATGCTTGACGATTGGATCGTGGAAATGAAAAAAGTGCAGGCGTATTTACAGGAGGAGCTAAGTGAACACACTTTTGAATACTTACAAACGGCCAAAAGCTACCGGGACGGGCTTCCTGTAAGAGAAAGAGGGGCCATACCAGCCTTTTATGATATTTATGTAGATATCCACGACCAGCCTGGTGCCATTCATGATGTCATTGGTCTTTTGGCTAAACATTCGATCAGTATTAAAAATATTGAAATATTAGAAGTGCGTGAAGGAATAACTGGTGTTTTAAGAATCAGCTTTTCTACTAATGAGGAACAGCTGAAAAGCAAACAGCTTTTAGAAGAAGATCAATATGAGGTAATGCTGGAGCAGTAAATAAGGAGGAATAGTCCATGTCAACGTTAGTGCTTGAACCTGCAAAAAAAGGATTAACAGGCAGGTTGAAAGTTCCCGGTGATAAATCCATTTCCCACCGAGCAGTTATTTTTTCATCACTTGCCAAAGGTGTATCCCATATAACCAATTTTCTCACTGGGGAGGACTGCCTTAGAACGGTGGAAGCCTTCAGGCAGATGGGAGTGGAGATTACTAAGGAGAAGGATTGCCTCACTGTTCACGGGAACGGTATAGACGCCCTAAAGGAACCTGCTGTTCCGATTAACTTTGGAAACTCAGGTACCACTGCAAGACTTATGAGCGGGGTGTTGGCAGGCCTTCCTTTATTTACCACAGCATTTGGGGACCAATCTTTATCCAGGCGGCCAATGGATCGTGTTGTTCAGCCTCTGAGTGAAATGGGAGCCTTAATTCGCGGCAGGGAGCAGGCATCTTACCTCCCGTTAGCCTTTGAAGGTAAGAAACTAAGAGGGCGGATCCATCAACTGCAAGTAAAAAGTGCTCAAGTGAAATCTGCGTTGCTGCTTGCTGGCTTACTAGCAGAAGGGGAGACTACCGTAGTGGAACAGGGCAGGACTCGAAATCATACCGAAATGCTGCTGCCACTATTTGGAGCTGAAGTTCAAACGAAAGGTGCATCTATTACGGTTAAAGGAGGGCAGCAACTGCAAGGGGCTGACTTTCAAGTACCTGGAGATATTTCATCCGCAGCCTTTTTCCTAGTAGGTGCTGCGATTACTCCAAACAGTGATCTGAACATCGTAAATGTAGGGCTGAATCCTACGAGAAATGGGGTCGTTCAGGCACTTGAAAAAATGGGGGCAGCGATAGAAACAACCATTACTTCTTATGTAGGAGAAGAACCGGTGGGAGACATGCGTATTTCACATAGTTCCTTAAAAGCAATTACATTGGAAGGCGATCTTATTGCCAATTTAATAGATGAAATCCCAATACTTGCTCTAGCTGCTACTCAAGCGGAAGGAACAACGATAATAAAAGACGCAAAAGAACTGCGTGTTAAAGAAACGGATCGGATTGAAGCCGTTGCTCATAACCTGACTCAATTAGGGGCAAATGTGGAAACTAGAGAAGATGGTCTGGCTATCCATGGACCTACTCCGCTTCATGGGGGAGAGCTGCATTCCTATGGTGACCATCGGATTGGCATGATGGGTGCCATTGCCTCATTGATTACTACCAGTAAGGTCTCGATTGCGGACAAGGAATGTATTAATATTTCCTACCCGAACTTCTTTGAGGATTTACATGGGCTTTTGTAATTAAATTTCATAGATTTAAACCTGCTCTCATACGATATAAAAAACCTATTTGGAGGTTTGGCGTATGGGAGCTTATTGCTTTAGTACTTTTCTTGAAGAAGAAGATCAATGTAAAATCGGCGAACTAACTGTAAATAAAGACCGTTTCGTCCGTGAAGTCATTGGCCAAGCAAAAGTTGGGAAGATGAATAGTGAAGGTTTTTTTGTTTCTCCAGGTCATGTAATGATTGATTTTAACAGCCCTGTCTGGTGTTCCTCTTCTATTCAAGACACCTGTGAGCACTACATACAAAGAGGATGCACCCTCTTACTCCTTCAGCACCCAGTTTCTAGCATACGCCGCTTCCGTGCCGATTATGCTGCTTTTTTAGAGCAGCTTCCCAAGCTTCCCGTTGACTTTATGATTGTTCCTGTTATTCCATCAGCTTTTGTCAAACCTGATATGGTTCGTTTTTTTGCAAAGGAAGGCTGTCCATTTATTCAGATTGAATTAGATTCAGCAGAGGACGTTCAAGATGTACCTTGGGGGTGGCTGACACAGGCACAATCTTATAAGAGAATTCCACTGACCGTTACACTTAGAAGCGAGGAAAATTCGACATATCTTCTCAATTATTTATGGCCTGAAATTTGTAAACAATATGGTATCATAAAGTTATCAGATATACAGGAAGCTGAACTTTTAACCAAGCAGAACTTGAGGGATACTGGTATTTATCCTAATAAAGGCGGATTCAGGCCAGGAGGCTATGCAGATTATAACCTGTATTGGCAGCCTGAAAACAAGATATTTGATGGAGAGGACCCATTCATTTATCATAATGCTATTCCAGACGTAACCATTATGCGTGGAAAAGTCATTCAAGTGCAGCAGCAAGTTGAACCTACTGCGTCAGGAGAGTATCAGAGAATCACCGTTTATCAGCATTTTGTTTAAAGGACTAGAAAGGATGTCATCATGGAGGAAATTCAAAAAGCCATCCGTCAGATGGAAGCTCATCAGACGGAAGATGCACTTAATACATTGCAGCAGTATCTGCCGGAAGCGGATGAAGAAGAGCGTTTTACCATCGCTGAATTGTTTATTCAATGGGGGATGCTTGAAGAAGCCAAGTTAATATTACAGGAACTTATCCAGCGCTATCCGAAAGAGCAGGAACTGAAAGTCATGATGGCAGAATTGCACATCGACCTCGATGAAGACGATGAAGCAATTGAATTACTAAACCAGTTTGGCCCGGAAGACGAAGATTACCTGCAGGCACTCATTCAACTGGCAGATTTATACCAGTCTCAAGGACTGTTTGAAGTAGCTGAACAGAAGCTGCTCGAAGCAAAGCAGGCGGCACCTAATGAAGCAGTGATTGATTTTGCATTAGGAGAACTCTCGTTTTCTAATGGAGAATATAATAAAAGCATCCCTTTTTATGAAAATGCTTTGCATCACCAGCCTGTCATAGGAGATATTGAAGTTGCAACAAGACTCGCGGAAGCTTATGCGGCTACCGGAGAATTTGAGAAGTCATTGGAGTACTTTCAAAGCGTAGAGGAAGAAAACCCTGATGTGATGTTCCGCTATGGCTTCGTTGCATTTCAGGCATTAAGACATGATATCGCTATTAATGTCTGGGAAAGGCTGATCGAAAAGGATCCGTATTTCCAATCGGTTTACCCACATTTAGCGAAAGCCTACGAAGCGGAAGGTATGCCTAAACAGGCTTTGGATATGGCTAAAAAGGGACTGGCTAAAGATGAATTCAATAAAGAACTGTACCATTTGGCAGGAACGCTTTCCCACCAGCAGGGGAATAAAGAAGAGGGTTATCAGCTTATAAGAGAGGCTGTAGCACTTGATCCGGGGTATAAAGAAGCCGTATTATTTCTCATCGAAAACTACAAAGCCGACGATGATTATGAATCCGTCATTGAGTTAATACAGCAATTAATTTCCCTCGGTGAGGAAGACCCTCATTACCTCTGGGAACTAGCTAAGTCTTATGAGGAATTAGAGAATTTTGAAGAAGCCAGCACACATTACCAAAATGCATATCCTTCCTTAAAAGAGGATGTTGATTTCTTAAAAGAGTACGGTTACTTTCTTGTAGAAGAAGGCCGCATGAAAGAGGCTGAAAAGGTATTTACAGAGTATCTGGCGATCGATCCGTCAGATACGGAAATAGAAGAGTTTATCGGGCGGTTGAGAGAAGAAGATTAGAGCGATCACTAAGCGCAGGAGGGGCGCCAATGCAAACACCAATTTCCATAGATGAAAAAAAGGATTTTGTTCGGTGGTTTCTTAATCATTATCAGTTGAAAAAAAGGGAAAGTGTTTGGATTCTTAATTATCTTATGAACCATGAGACCTTGTTGTCTTGTGTCCATTTTGTACAAGAAGTCAAATTTTGTCCAAGAGGTATGGAAATCAGTGCCCAAGGTGTATCCGATCCGCCGTTCAGGTTTTATAAAGGACAGGTTATGACAAATGATGCAGAAAAATCATTTCACGACTTAAGAATGAACCAGAAGGAACCTGTGTACATCCAAATGAATTTTGAAAAAGCTCAGCAATGTTCCAAATACGCCCTTGTACTCGAAGAGAACCCCTATCTGCCGAAAGATTATTATTTAAATGACCGTGATAAAAATGAAGCAGGAAGGTTTTTGTCCCACAGTCTGCTGCAGCACCGGAAAAAGCAGCTGGAATTGAAAATTGACAAAGCCCTGCAGAATGGGGATCGTGACACTTTCAGAAGTCTTTGTGAAAACTTAAACCAGGTGAATCAAGAGCTCAATACCTTTATGCAATAAGCCGGGGACATACCCTCCGGCTTTTCTTTTTGCAGATTTTTAGTACAATTAATGAAAAAGAAGAAAGGGGGAATACTAGATGCAGTGGACGAAAAATGATATATCCAATTACCTGCCTGAAAAGCCTTATATTGATACAGTACTTATTCCATTAATTGCTTTTGATCCCTCGGCAGACGAGCGGATGATCAAACATGGGTTCCAACGTGAACTGAATCAAGTATTTACCAGTTTAATGGAGAGAGAATTTAAGGGCCGTCTGTTTCTGGCACCAGAGTATAATTATTTAGATGGCTTTTCTAAAAAGGAAGTATCGAGATTAAATGAATGGGTGAGTCGGTTTAATAAGCAGCCATTTCAATACATATTCCTTTTTACATTTGATGCTAAATGGAAGAAGCATGAACGGGAATTAGAGGCTGATCTCATTTGGATCCCGGGTCTGTCGGATGGAGATATCCAAAGTTCTGAAACTCAATCATTCGTAAAAGAACAAGTACCATTGATTAGTGAATTAATTCAAGGATATTGGTAACAATGAAAACTTAAGAGATGCTTCCAGATTTTATTGACCAAGCCTTGAGATTGCGCTATCATGAGAATGTCCTAGTAAACTGTGTGTAATATCCATGTTAGTTGGATTACTGCATAGAGGGGGGAAAAGAATGAGCGATAGAAAACGAGTTTCCCGCCGTCAATTTTTGAACTACACGTTAACGGGTGTAGGTGGTTTTATGGCGGCCGGAATGCTTGCACCGATGGTAAGATTTGCAATTGATCCTCTGCTAGAGCCGACGGAAAAAGGTACATATCACTCCGTTGTTTCCGTTGATGAATTGACCAATGAACCGAAGCGTTTTGACTGGAGCATTGATCAAGTAGACGCCTGGTATGAATCAAAAGTGCAAAAAACAGCTTGGGTGTACAAAGATGAAAACGGTGACATAGTTCCGCTCTCACCTATTTGTACGCATCTGGGTTGTACAGTGGACTGGGCTTCAGATAAGTCACATCCAGAGCAATTCCATTGTCCTTGTCACGGAGGGCGGTATACGAAGGAAGGAATTAATATCGCAGGAACTCCGCCGACTGCACCACTTGCAGTGTACGAGCACAAAGTAAAAGATGGCATGCTTTACCTTGGAGACGCAATACCTAGAGAACCTAGAAAGGGGGCGTAATTCATGCTTCAGAAAATTTACGACTGGGTGGATGAGCGCGTGGATGTAACCCCGTTGTGGCGAGATATCGCTGATCACGAGGTTCCTGAGCATGTAAATCCTGCCCACCATTTTTCTGCATTTGTTTATTGTTTTGGCGGTTTAACATTTTTTATCACTGTCATCCAAATTCTATCCGGAATGTTTTTGACGATGTATTATGTACCGGATATTGAAAATGCTTGGAAGTCGGTCTACTATTTGCAAAAAGAAGTAGCCTATGGGCAAATCGTTCGCGGGATGCACCATTGGGGTGCCAGTTTAGTTATCGTAATGCTGTTCTTACATACATTACGTGTATTCTTCCAAGGCGCTTACAAGAAGCCTCGTGAACTTAACTGGGTTGTAGGAGTGCTGTTATTCTTCATTATGCTGGGACTGGGTTTTACCGGTTATTTGCTGCCATGGGATAACAAAGCTTACTTTGCGACTCAAGTAGGTCTTGAGATTGCTGGATCTGCTCCATTTATTGGGGATGAGATTCGAACGCTTCTCGCTGGAGATCCATCTATTGT
This Halobacillus salinarum DNA region includes the following protein-coding sequences:
- a CDS encoding amidohydrolase family protein — translated: MGAYCFSTFLEEEDQCKIGELTVNKDRFVREVIGQAKVGKMNSEGFFVSPGHVMIDFNSPVWCSSSIQDTCEHYIQRGCTLLLLQHPVSSIRRFRADYAAFLEQLPKLPVDFMIVPVIPSAFVKPDMVRFFAKEGCPFIQIELDSAEDVQDVPWGWLTQAQSYKRIPLTVTLRSEENSTYLLNYLWPEICKQYGIIKLSDIQEAELLTKQNLRDTGIYPNKGGFRPGGYADYNLYWQPENKIFDGEDPFIYHNAIPDVTIMRGKVIQVQQQVEPTASGEYQRITVYQHFV
- a CDS encoding tetratricopeptide repeat protein, which codes for MEEIQKAIRQMEAHQTEDALNTLQQYLPEADEEERFTIAELFIQWGMLEEAKLILQELIQRYPKEQELKVMMAELHIDLDEDDEAIELLNQFGPEDEDYLQALIQLADLYQSQGLFEVAEQKLLEAKQAAPNEAVIDFALGELSFSNGEYNKSIPFYENALHHQPVIGDIEVATRLAEAYAATGEFEKSLEYFQSVEEENPDVMFRYGFVAFQALRHDIAINVWERLIEKDPYFQSVYPHLAKAYEAEGMPKQALDMAKKGLAKDEFNKELYHLAGTLSHQQGNKEEGYQLIREAVALDPGYKEAVLFLIENYKADDDYESVIELIQQLISLGEEDPHYLWELAKSYEELENFEEASTHYQNAYPSLKEDVDFLKEYGYFLVEEGRMKEAEKVFTEYLAIDPSDTEIEEFIGRLREED
- a CDS encoding ReoY family proteolytic degradation factor, which translates into the protein MQTPISIDEKKDFVRWFLNHYQLKKRESVWILNYLMNHETLLSCVHFVQEVKFCPRGMEISAQGVSDPPFRFYKGQVMTNDAEKSFHDLRMNQKEPVYIQMNFEKAQQCSKYALVLEENPYLPKDYYLNDRDKNEAGRFLSHSLLQHRKKQLELKIDKALQNGDRDTFRSLCENLNQVNQELNTFMQ
- a CDS encoding DUF2487 family protein — protein: MQWTKNDISNYLPEKPYIDTVLIPLIAFDPSADERMIKHGFQRELNQVFTSLMEREFKGRLFLAPEYNYLDGFSKKEVSRLNEWVSRFNKQPFQYIFLFTFDAKWKKHERELEADLIWIPGLSDGDIQSSETQSFVKEQVPLISELIQGYW
- a CDS encoding QcrA and Rieske domain-containing protein translates to MSDRKRVSRRQFLNYTLTGVGGFMAAGMLAPMVRFAIDPLLEPTEKGTYHSVVSVDELTNEPKRFDWSIDQVDAWYESKVQKTAWVYKDENGDIVPLSPICTHLGCTVDWASDKSHPEQFHCPCHGGRYTKEGINIAGTPPTAPLAVYEHKVKDGMLYLGDAIPREPRKGA
- the qcrB gene encoding menaquinol-cytochrome c reductase cytochrome b subunit, whose product is MLQKIYDWVDERVDVTPLWRDIADHEVPEHVNPAHHFSAFVYCFGGLTFFITVIQILSGMFLTMYYVPDIENAWKSVYYLQKEVAYGQIVRGMHHWGASLVIVMLFLHTLRVFFQGAYKKPRELNWVVGVLLFFIMLGLGFTGYLLPWDNKAYFATQVGLEIAGSAPFIGDEIRTLLAGDPSIVGAQTLTRFFAIHVFFLPGALFALMAVHFILIRKQGISGPL